ttaccaaagaggagatattcgtgattaaagtggccagtacgaaaaacgccaatttcatatgtaaggacctaatactTAGACTTGGCTCACGATGGTTACCGCCATGTGGCGTATGAAATCGACTACCATTATTCCGATAGTCGTATCGGTGAATGGACTGATAGTGAAGAGCATCGaccaacatcttaagaagctctcgctaaacagttggattaagggcctgatacaaaaggcagttattttagaaaccgcgcGCATATTgaggaggttcctgtctctgtagccctTACCGCTGGTTGCTTGAGTcatgggattccgcagccggtgatatactattttttgtatactaataaaactttatagcAGACACATGGTCCAAATAAAATCaacttagaaattaaataaaataaatcaaattacaacGTATGACTACAAACTTTTTTACCTTCACTACTAACCTTTGTTCGATGCTGTCTGTCCGTTCACTTTCGCTGTGGCTGCGTGTGTAGGACACGTTGTTATCTGTAAccgaaataataataaataaataaaaaaaataaaaaaaataaaaaagccttTTATTCCatgcattacaaaaaaaactaataaaattacaaaaaaacaaatattattatatgtatatttaacagctatttttaagatttttcaatttaatttataatatttatatgcatGGACCCCTCTCAGGTGAAGGCCTCCTCCAAAGATTCCCATTTGTGTCTGTCTCTGGCGGTATTTATCCAGTGCGATCCAGCGACTTTTTTAATGTCGTCCTCCCAGCGCGTGTATGGTCTACCGACGCGCCGCTTACCTTGAGGACcgaataataaatgtatctaaattgcattaaaaatcAGTCTTTATTTGGTCATTAAATAAGTACTGAAAATACTAGGGGacttaaaatctatatatactagttatttaaaaaaaaatgggacccatctgcaagcacttcctttcgatttaaatattttttatcaaaatcggaccaccaggggcggagtttcgcggtaacacacataaaaaaaataaaaaaaatacagtcgaattgataacctccttctttttgaagtcggctaaaaaaatgAATCCCTACATCCCTTGGTCACACCATCACGCGTGAACAGCTGGACTGatttcactattttttatcgtgtttgttattgtcagAAGGTTCTTACGACAGAGAAaattaaatggatggataatgatgtttatttgaagttatctccgctttttagccgacttcaaaaagaaggaggttatcaaatcgactgaattttttttttttttttatttgtgttactgcgaatctccgcccctggtggtccgattttgataaaaactatttcaatcgaaaggaagtgcttgcagatgggtcccatttttttttttttttttaataactagaagactagtagattttgaatatagcttcaaaatttgttgcgaaaattagggacatttttgctttcagcgcttattttattcgtaggtttaatggatcttaatgaacTTTGGTACAGATAtgaaacatagtctggaagaacatataggtaacatattaagttatttttttaattccgcgcacacgaagtctcgggcgacagctaattaatcaaataaaaaatgcggCAGTTATTTTTTAGACAAAGCCGTGGTATAAGCTTGTATGTTAATATCAATTCTTGATATTTATTCAGTAAATAGCTAAGAAATAACAGAACAagtattattgtatatttttatatgttgatATTCGCGACCGCATTTCTAAtggaataaaatgaattatttaagattgtattattttattgtgtgtgtattttataatattactatttttccAGGTATCAGTGAACAGTAACTTTATGTCAGGCACAACTAGTATGGATTTTTATCTCTTTGTATTGACTTGCCTTTTGGTACTACAAATGCTAGCCTTACGCAACCCAACCAACGATTGGTACCATTGAagatatttaaacttatttctgCGGATAACAGGATAATTgagagaaattaatatttgtcgTAGTGACAAGGAAAAGATGTACTTTATGGGCGGATTCCTCTTCTTGTTCGTCGTGTCAGGCGATATCAGAAGTTCGATATCTCTCAGTgagtaaagttttaaaaggcCAAAGTAAGACGATTAGCAATAATATAGAGGTGGTGAAGAATAGCAGTACCACTGAAGTATATGGTAaagttttttctatttataatgttttcttactCATTTTTTTGTGTACTTTTAGTTAGTTTTGTTTGTAAGTTTCCGGTAATATGTATTTGccactaattttaaaatattctcttctcaaaacactttaaaattccttttaaggaaattatataaataaaccaagTTTAGATTTGTTGGTTTACCTTGATAATAAACTTTGCAGGTAAATTCAAGTTCTAATAACAAAGATTTGATCGATGGAGGAATGGAGGATGGAATTGCTTAGAAGTTTATAAACTCCgttgattttgaattttgacccagttaaaaagtaaataataaattaaattcgttaaaaaaatttcaacacaaaactgaacatttacccctttaatattatatcgtTATCAGCAATAAAGGTGTGTTCCAAAATTCAGATCAATTTGTCATCAGAAAGTGAGTTTAATTTCAACAACTTTATTTCACCCAAAAGATCAGagcaatttaaacaaaaataatttaaaaatactacaaaaatttaaagaaatagtataaaagtataaaattaataataaaacccAACTTGATAATCAATAGGTTTTAGTAATCTTgatcaaggttgcgggagtattcTGGATGCAGGTTGCACAGGAAaaatcatcgtggcgatctttgggggaaacctatgcccagcagtgggcgttacgtagctgaaaagaagaagaagaaaaccCAACTCCtctataacttatttttaaaggtaCTTCTGTGTAGGTAAGAGAAGTGACGGCTATATTGGTATTCAGGAATCATTCGTCTTGACCTCGACCGTTAGCTTAATATAAATGATACCGTGGTCCGTGTACGCTTGGGGCGATGCGCGTTTCCATTGCTTAAGTCACGACAAAACGTAAATACGAAATTGTTTAtactatttgatttttataggTGGTAAAAAGCTACAATGCTTCTTAGAGAGTTATAATGACCCTCCTAAACTAAACTTCTCCTTTCGTACTCCCGCCGAGACGAATAAAGCCATCGTTTTTTTGTGACTTGAGCCACTTTTATGTTTACTTACGTCTCTACTTACGTAATTAACTatgatcttactaattttataaatgcgaatgtgtggatggatgtttgtttgaaggtatttttttttaattccgcgcggacagactcgcgggcgtcagctagttatttaaagatagtatattagtttatttaatttaaataattataaatacaaaaaacttgagaggtgtcaagggacacccggatagaacgaagttcctttcaattaattagtgaaggaaccaatgtttattctatgcataaaaaacttaagtcttcacaagaagcacattttatttctatgaattttcgttatatattgtcacgtcgttgccatggtgatatagcaaaaagtgtcgtgacaacttttcgtaagaattttttccgtctagccccctttcacaacgcgcgataaggaacttcgttccaaaaacttcCTCGCAATATTGAACTATGTCAAATATCTTTGCTATAACAATTGAAAGTACGAGTAAATACAttcatgtaaattaatattgtactttAACGTCGTATAACAAAAGCTATCTATGACGTAGAACAATGGAAACAAACTCCGCATTAGGTTAAAGACTAAACTCCCTAATTAGAGGCGGTGTAACCCTCAGGCGAATAATAAGACATCGTAATAGTACAAGATACCTCACGATGTTACCTCACTAGAACATAATACTGAAACTAGAGATCACATTGTTAGATTGGTAGTTTATTTCATAGACTAGTTAATAGACTCAGTGATCACTATAGATATAGGACAGATCGCTGCTAAGAAATTACagcttttacttttttctttgacTTGATAACGGTTGTTGATGTTACTACCAGTTAATTCTATCTCTAGTCAACGCTACTGTCAATACCAAAAATggtgaaaatcaaataggcacaaactACCAAggcttatagcctgtccatgtTTAGATGTCAGTCGAGTGTCTTGGCGTTGTAAAGgtcgatataatttaaataatttattgtcatCTCCCTGTATTTATCTCTACGTTGGGACatatgttaattttcaaaccttcataacaatataaaatatagcctatgttacccAGGTATAATGTAGCATTGAAACGGCAAAAGAATTTTCGAAATAgatccagtagtttttgagtttttcgTCACAAACACAAATCAATCCACTTTCATTCATTGTCAgccacatttttttatatgtaaaggtagcaaacgaacaaacggtcacctgaattcgccgaaatagcgaggagaccgttacccatagacatccgcaaatgcagatgctttgtctacctttaatcaacggaggagggtacgcacagaaagaggacatttccccttcccatgtGGCCCCTTTACTGCCAAATCGACTTCCCCTTCttatcctttcctaataagaaaaggactAATTAGGCCTtaggcaccacactcatcagacgaaaaaaattaaaaaatgaaaaaatgttgcaatttaaaaaaacgtaatattttagttacaatttaaacattttatttacgcTCCATGACTTTGTTTCCAGTACGACTAATATTCACGCTACATTAAACTACGAATACACGTAGCACTGCTACGAGCACCCGCTGGCTACGAACAGCTACGCCGTAACTAcggaaattgaaataataaaaaatgccGCTGTATTATTTACCTACATaacgtaatattatttttaaaaccacaTATTTATTGCCCGACTTATAGTAGTGTTATTTATACTTACGTCTTATTCTATGACATCTGTtgaggaagaacacatacctATGTATTCAAACCTACAACTGAggaaaaatgtgaaattattgGTTTACAACCACAACCGAGAACCGGTAATCGTAAAATAGACCACGTTAcacaatatatatatgtggATTGTAAAGTCTAGTCCCATTTATATTGTAGACTAGCGCTCGCTCACGACATTGTCCGctcggatttaaaaaaaatcaggatTATAAAGTACTACTGTGTTATatgagattattttatatattcgtggcaaatttcaatattaaatgtcGAACCGTTGCAGTGTAATCGAGCAAATATCTAAATCGTATGTCATaggaacaaaatattttcagaatCATAGGTACCCTATGTACCCATCCAggctatattctacatctatactgAATAGAGATCTatgcagccgttttggagatacataGTAACAAActttcaaacattcgcatctatatatataaaagagagtcgtgttagttacactatttataactcaagatcggtcgaactaatttacctgaaaattgatggggaggtagcttagaactaagagacggacataggaacttttttatcttgtgtgcattttttttattccgcgcggacgaagtcgcgggtaaaagctagtttataatattagtaagtagtaagattttataacaCGTATACCTATGAGAAACAAGTTATAACAGGctttagaataaattaatatacatattcatTTACATCCCATATctcaaattgttaaataatttatagtttacaaattattattcaaaagacATCGTAACTAATTCAATTTCATAAATTCGATAAGCATCAAAAGGAAAACCAGTGGAGTGTTCAGCATCGATCGCTagcaaaattttgtttaatattaacgcCATCTATGTTCCAACTACGATAACTCTAGGAATCTGAACGTTTCATAAACTTTTCAAGGTAGTGCAACAAAAGTACAATAGATGGCACTGTTCCaactttcataaattttacctgcataattagaaaaaagtgTATATTAAGATAGAATCAAATAATACCAAAccaaatttcaccgagatcTATGCAGCTGTTCTAAAGttatcttgtaacaaacatccatccagccatctatctaaacattcgcatttataatattagtaagacaaaAAGATTAGAttatacgtatttttttaatctatatatataaaagaaagtcgtgttagttacactatttataactcaagaacggctgaatcgatttgactgaaaattggtgggcaggtagcttagaaccaggaaacggacataggataatttttaccccgttttctattatttttattccgcgcggacggagtcgcgggtaaaagctagttcgacataaaaatgtgttattcAAACATACTATAGTGTTAcataacacaaataaaataaacaaaatctacaccaaagaaatatttctttcttattgTAAAGTTCTAAACTGACGTTAATAGAATGAAGTCTGTTATGTTACTTCAGGCATTACGCCTCAGGGATGAGTGCTTTTCATTATGAAAGGGTCGTAGAGGTCCTCAGGGAATGGCAGTTAGAGaagttcaaataattattatttcatgatATAGACAACGTAACTTAAGGGCCCTACACACTATGTTCATGCGAATAATTCTGTCACCGTGAAATCAAGTTAAGTTAACTGAAAATCCTCGGCTTACAACCTTACTAGTTATTTTGTAGACTAACAAAAATTTGGGAATTCTCCTTTGATACAAGTCTTTTAAATGAGCAAGCCTCCACTTGAATTTGTCGAATTAGCTAATTGACCGCATAGCGAATAGACATTCCCAATAGCATGTACATTGCCTACccttaatcgacggaggaggggacgctcAAAAGGACAGTATTTGACCTTCCCATGCGTCCTTTCCTGCGTCAAATCTGCCTcgtatttaaccttcctatgcatcctcTCTTCCGTCAAATCTGCCTCATCTTCCCATCCCTAAGTGACAAGAAAGAAACGAGAAGAGAAATAAGCCCCTCGGTTGATACAGTGTCCAAAAGAAACGCGGAATCACTTCCACTttacgtctgtcttctgtttggttgaattttaaactaattttgttcataataTATTAACCATAGATAGTAGAAAAGAAATGTACAAAGCAGTAAGTACGTAAagtaaatactattttagtCGAAAATTTGAAATCTGTTAAGAATTTCTTACATAATTGTAAACACTATTGTTACAAGCCAATAGTTCCGAAGTCGACATATGTATAACCTATTGTTCTTATCAATGCACTTAAAAATCATATTGCATTCATTTAAACAGTTGCTTGCTTACTTTCCTTTCAACTAGTAACATTGCAAGACAATTTTctcaaaaataacattacataaaactttattatttaatttttatattcaatactAGTTTAATATCAGTGTAAGATAAAGAAAAggtcaaacaaaatataattgaagtggtatattaaaaaaactatacgtaaaaaaaatctgagtgcttttaaagaaaaaaatttttaaaatcaaaaacaattgaaGGAAAAgatagtttgaaaaaaaacaactgacGAATcatgttaaaacaaataatactgATTTTAgtaatagttaaaaatgtacacagTCACACACCGAAAAATAATTCCGATGTATATGTAACATATCAAGAGCACAGCGAATTaggaaatgataaaatattagacCCAAAGAAAGAAGACATAGACAAAAATGAAGGTATACCAAAAACTCAAACAGATGCTGTTACAGAAAACTACGGAGCAACATTTGAAGACATCGTTTTCGTACCTAATGAAAAACCAATTACCAGAAATGAAGATTTAATGAACAATgaagaaatgaaaattgaCGATGTGATAAAAAGGAAATATCTTAGCAATGGAATGGAGGAAGGAAAACTTGCTAAAacaggtaaatatttttaatcattcatCTTCAGATTTAGGTCATtaaaggttagcgtggtatggAAATGCTTtgaggagggaagaatcgcatgtgTGAGTACACCGttagaggtaggcctaggaagagatggacggattgcgtgaaaggtgacacTACAGATGACagcagacagattgatttagaagacggaaacctggtgcaccaaccctacgtaagtgggacaaggtcaggGAGATGATGGTGATCAATACATTgacaaacttatctgaccAGGAGTACATAAGTGAGAATTACAATAGCTAAAAAATGCCCCCctaaaaatgtcaatttcaCAAAATCCTTGTCGTTCAATAGCTGTCTTGTCTTGCGTTTTTTTAAGTCTTAGACGTTTTTAAAGTcttttcaatgcaaacaatcaaatcgttcttttttataatattgaaatagacAGGTACTTAGATATTAGACATTTCGTGTTTTGCAAAAATACAATTCATTACAGATTCGCCAAACGAACACGTTCTCTTCATATCAGGAAAGAACAAGGAAGATgaagaatttaatatagaaaaagaaacaaaaaggaATCAAAAGACAAAATCAATATTCGGTGATATATCaaaagacattaaaaataaagttaactgTTCTTCATTAGATTGTAACAATAATCAAAATCCTATCTGCGGTGGCAAAGCAGacaggaataaaataaaatacagactatttttaaatgaatgctactttaataaagttaactgTGCATTTAAGTTCAACTTGAATAGTAAgtaatcaattatttactgCTTAACTGTTTATATCTTACATTCAGCCTTTAATTGTCCATTACTGTTGACACTTAGTATGTATATCGTTTTGAACATGAACCGGCCAAGGGCGAGTCAGACTCGCGCACAGTGGGTTCCGTATAAATCTATaggtatataagtaaaatttacggtttttattatttttttctttatctatgCAAGACGTTACTTCGTACCAAATTTCAAGGTTCTGAGATGAAGGGGAGTTCTTTGTGAGTGTCTAAAATTTTCGGAAATTTGCGGCACAAACGGCTGTATCTTTTGATTGCTATGGCTTAGAAGTTTGATACGAATTCCAGCTTGATACCTCCACGCGTTGCTCAGAAAAAGGGTCTTGATAGGCATACAGACGGACAACAAAGTTATCCTATAAGTGTTCCGTTTTTTTGCCTTTCGAGGTACGGAATCCTAAAATGTTTAGatcagtaattttaaaaataagggtACGTGATTTagtatatcttttttattatacatatcaTCATCTGAGCCGCTACGGCTGAGGGTAGGCCTGGTCAAGTAATTTTCTGCACATCGGTCGACTTTGTGCCATTTGCGTCCAGtcttaatactttaaatataggttatagttaaaattaatctgtTTCAGAATAtagaaaagtaaatttaacaaaatgcgAACAAGTAGCTGCATTGAACTTTGAGAAACCaacttacaaaattaaaactgcaCCGATCAAATCATCCAATGTTAACAATACAAGAAGAACATTCTCTTCTAGAAGGTAAACGGCCACCTTAATACGCCTAAAAGGTgaagcgatcgctgcccagagacatccgtaattgcagatgtgtattgcctacctttaatcgacagagcaGGAGaagcacagaaagagaataatTGCTCTtgctatgcgtcccctcctccatcaaatctacTTTCCTCcctatcctttccttataagaatagGATGGGAAGGGTACGTAGAAGGAACGAAGGAACgttgactaaaattaggcctctggtACGCACACTCGTCGAACGAAACGCGGAAATCCTTGAAATCAATAACCGATCTCAAACAATTTTTGTGTAtgcattattttcaattagcATTTAAGTCATGTTAAGTCATCGAAACATGATCTATTACAGAGattatcaaagtttttttttgttctcaTACACCCCTTTTCATAATGTTAATGGTTTCCTTAAACCAACAACATTTCTTCAACTTGTGAACTCTCAAGTTGCCATCTTACACCCTCGCTGGGTTGTGGACCTCGAAACTCTATCTGGAGCACTTTGAGAATCTATTGTTTAGACGGAAGATCGAATGCTTATTATACAAAGTAATTTGACTTTAAATGTATTGTCCAGGTCACTCATGATCGACATCGATGGCAAGTTTTGTTCGCATTCCTGTCCTGTTAGTTGTACAGATGACTACGACCCGCGCTGTGCAGTCACCTCTAATGGACAGATGAGGGTCTTTGCTAATCATTGCAAGTTGGATTTTAACTCTTGCTTGTATAGGATTGGTAAGTTACCCCTGCTATGTCTGTTTTATGTTTCCTCGCTTGATTTAGGAGTGTTTAAGTCAATATCATTGTGACTTATATCCTAAACGACTGAACAGATTTTATCGAGTGAGGTGTCATTCGATTGGTATTCTTTCCCTGAGTGTCATAGGGTACAGTCAGTCGAGTTTTTATGGTTcattaatttacaaagaatcttacatattactaatattataaactagcttttacccgcgacttcgtccgcgcggaataaaaaatagaaaacggggtaaaaattatcctatgtccgtttcctggttctaagctacctgcccaccaattttcagacaaatcgattcagccgttcttgagttataaaatggtgtaactaacacaactttcttttatatatatagataagatagatGTGAGactttagatagatggatggatgtttgtctcTGAAGcgattcaacggatcttgatgaaattcggtacagatgtagaacatattttggaagaacacataggcttcttataacgtttttttaattccgcgagaacggaatcgcgggcgacaactagtattattataaagtataagATGGCAACTTAGCAAGCTGCCTGTTATCGCTAAAATAGCAAAGTGACCTCTACcaatagacattttatttcttactaatattataaatgcaaaattaaatttaagggatggttgtttgttagaTGGCagctccaaaacggctcaacggatctcgatgtaaTGGTAAAGATATAGAACACCGCCTGGATGAATATATTGGCAACTTactaaggtttttttaattctgctcggacgaagtcgcaggcaaaagcttGTTCAATTATAAGTTCGCAAGCGAGATCTGTACAAGGGGGGCTTAATGTGCGGTCGATACGACCCCCTATCCAGTTGTTTCTTTTCCGTTACCGCTGTTTGGTTTAGGTTAGCACGTACGGACGGACAAAAATGAATTGTCCCTGTACAAACAGTGGAACAATCGAAATACCATACAAAGGGTTCTTCAAGCCTTTGTTGTGTGTCACCGTAAAAATGGAAATTTCaccagtttaaaatattacagacttatatgaaaaaaaaagtttaccaATTCgatgttaacttttttattaagataaaaaaattttttttggcaaatattttttacttaaatatggaaaaacttactttattttacaatccatatttaattcgtgaaagattgaaataatgaaagataattatttctttgcaATCAAACGAATATGCAGAatgaattatcaaaaaaaaacttgagaggtgtgttgggacacccggatggaacgaagttcatttctattaattagtgaaggaaccaatgtttattctatgaataaaaaacttaagtcttcacaagaagtacattttatttctatgaattttcgttatatattgtcacgtcgttgccatggtgaagtagcgctcatttgtttatagcaaaaagtgtcgtgacaatttttcgtaagatttttttccgttttTAGAATTTACACTTTTACGgtgacatataaataaaacgtgcTTTCGAATTGCCAGTTCAGACTTCAATTGTTTTCAGTACACACGTGATTGTTGTATTGATTGGTTACCGATAaaccgacaaagttatctgacccggtgggcataagtcaaactaaattatgacagcgtTCTCCTGTCAATATCAATACGTGGTCGAAATATCTACGTCGTACTGTTGCTTTCTtgtcatgttttttcttttatgtacatttctaTGCTTACGTAGGTAAAGTTTTCAAAACAAGTACAGTCGAACTTGGAAAAGCGGGAACTGGATAAACGAGagacctctataagcgagtcACTGTCCTCTCCCGACACACTAtcttcataagcgagaaacctctataagagAGAACATAATCGCGGTCACTTGTACTCTCCCCTATTCAGGTTCGActatagtaataatagtaataactagctgtcacccgcgactccgttcgcgcggaattgagaaaaaataattagtagtttacgtgttcttctagattctgttctacatctatgccaaatttcagcgaaatcgattgagccgttcttgagaaattttctaacaaacattcttccatccatacatacatcttaacattcgcatatataatattactagctgtagaccgcgactccatccgcgtggaattaaaaaaaaactcaattaattaatacccTATCTGTTGTTCCTGCCTCTTCTAAATCTGgttgttctaaatctgtgccaaatttcagcgatatCCTTGGAGGTGTTCTGCAAATACcttataataaacatccatctaaacattcacatctatctatatatataaaagaaagtcgtgttagttacaccatttataactcaagaacggccgaatcgatttgactgaaaattggtgggcaggtagcttagaaccaggaaaaggacataggataatttttaccccgttttcaattttttttttattccgcgcggacggagtcgcgggtaaaagctagtctatatatataaaagaaagttgtgttagttacaccatttataactcaagaacggctgaatcgattagactgaaaattggtgggcaggtagcttagaaccaggaaaaggacataggataatttttaccccgttttctattttttattccgcgcggacggagtcgcgggtaaaagctagtttataatattagtaagatatttctTCCGCAGTCTGGCACGCTAGACCTCTTTCGCACTGCGTTGGAGGAAGAAAGGCGGATATGCAGCAAAACAGAAGATTCATATCGTGGATGCAACAAGCGGGAATTGTGGATAAAAGAGGACGTCTATCCTTACATTGATTGTTATAACagtatttaataagaaattaatgaatttattatttgatacttttatagtaaaatttgaaattaaactatgtttttttttacgtgaataaaagaaactagaatttcattattttgcgTATAgctaggttttttttaaactatactACCTATATTCAAGTTAGAAAGGGTTTCAATTTCAACATTATCTTAGCGCCCGTATATCAGATAATTT
This genomic stretch from Papilio machaon chromosome 29, ilPapMach1.1, whole genome shotgun sequence harbors:
- the LOC106708929 gene encoding uncharacterized protein LOC106708929, which codes for MLKQIILILVIVKNVHSHTPKNNSDVYVTYQEHSELGNDKILDPKKEDIDKNEGIPKTQTDAVTENYGATFEDIVFVPNEKPITRNEDLMNNEEMKIDDVIKRKYLSNGMEEGKLAKTDSPNEHVLFISGKNKEDEEFNIEKETKRNQKTKSIFGDISKDIKNKVNCSSLDCNNNQNPICGGKADRNKIKYRLFLNECYFNKVNCAFKFNLNKYRKVNLTKCEQVAALNFEKPTYKIKTAPIKSSNVNNTRRTFSSRRSLMIDIDGKFCSHSCPVSCTDDYDPRCAVTSNGQMRVFANHCKLDFNSCLYRIVWHARPLSHCVGGRKADMQQNRRFISWMQQAGIVDKRGRLSLH